From the Pseudomonas sp. VD-NE ins genome, the window ATCCCCCGCTGCCAGCGCAAACACCGCGCCCATCACCGCTGCCCCGGTGATCAAGCCGAGGTTGCGCGCCAGCCCGAGCATCGCCGAGACCACACCGCGTTGATCCTGACGAACTCCGGCCATCAACCCGGTGTTGTTCGCCGCCTGAAACAGCGCATAGCCGACGGCGACCACTGCAATCGGCAGCAAATAGGCGGGCAACCCTAGACTCATCGGCAACAGTGCCAACAAGCCACAACCGCAGGCCATTGCGAGCAACGCGCCCGGCACGATCCGCCGCGCGCCGAAGCGATCCACCAGACGCCCCGCCGGTACACCGCCAAACGCAGACAACAACGGCCCGACCGATAATGCCAAGCCGACCACGGCGCTGTTGAGGCCTAACCCACGGCTCAGGTAAAACGGTCCGACCACCAGCGTGGTCATCATCACCGTTGTCACCAGCAACGTAAGCGTCAGGCTGCTGCTCAGTCGCGCGTCGCTAAACAGCGACAAACGAATCAGCGGCGACTTGGCCTTCATCTCGACCACGATGAACAATCCTGCGCCGCACAGGCTGGCCAGCAGCAACGGCCACGTGAAACCTTCAAGCGTCATTGCCAGCGCATAGGCCGCCAGCGTCAACACCAGCACCGCACTGCCAGAATAATCGAACGCGACACGCGGCCCTGCGGCCCGATCCGCTGGCAAAAATCGGTACACCAGCCAAATATTGAGCAAACCCAACGGCACGTTGAGCAGAAAAATCGCCTGCCAGCCGACATGCGTCATCAACAGCCCGCCCAGTGACGGCCCAAGACTGGTGCCCGTCGCCGACATCGTCGCCAGCAAGCCCATCGCACTGC encodes:
- a CDS encoding MFS transporter; the encoded protein is MPQEPLSTPARWALTSLALSMLMPSLDTSIANAGLPILATAFEATFQQVQWIVLAYLLAITTLIVSVGRLGDGFGRRRLLLIGIGIFTSASLACALAPGLGWLIGARAVQGVGAAIMFALTVALVSEAVPKSRAGSAMGLLATMSATGTSLGPSLGGLLMTHVGWQAIFLLNVPLGLLNIWLVYRFLPADRAAGPRVAFDYSGSAVLVLTLAAYALAMTLEGFTWPLLLASLCGAGLFIVVEMKAKSPLIRLSLFSDARLSSSLTLTLLVTTVMMTTLVVGPFYLSRGLGLNSAVVGLALSVGPLLSAFGGVPAGRLVDRFGARRIVPGALLAMACGCGLLALLPMSLGLPAYLLPIAVVAVGYALFQAANNTGLMAGVRQDQRGVVSAMLGLARNLGLITGAAVMGAVFALAAGDPTQAPATAIASGLHITFGVASALMLTALIISRAEIKLLERQRADSTCSR